The Actinomycetota bacterium nucleotide sequence GGCAGCTCGTCGAACTTGAGCTCGGAGGTCTCCGACAGCTCCTCTTCGATGATCTCGTTGCAGAGGTCGATGCACTCGTCGCAGATGTACACGCCGGGCCCGGCGATCAGCTTCTTGACCTGCTTCTGTGACTTGCCGCAGAAGGAGCACTTCAACAGGTCGCCGCCGTCTCCGAACTTGGCCATCTGCTCGAGTCCTCTCGCTCAGGGCTGCGGTCGTCGACTGCTGGAGCGTACCTGCCGCTGGTGCCCGCCCGCCACCATCTTCTCGAGCCTACTGGCTGCTCGCGACAGCCAGCAGCTCCTCGGCGGCCTGCCGGCTCTCGATGATCTCGTCGATGATCCCGTACTCCTTGGCCTGGCTGGCGGTCATGATGAAGTCGCGGTCGGTGTCGCGGGCGATCTTCTCGACGTCCTGGCCGGTGTGGGTGGCCAGGATCTCGTCCAGCATCCGGCGCATGCGGATGATCTCGCGGGCCTGGATCTCGATGTCGACCGACTGGCCCTCGGCCCCGCCCGACGGCTGGTGGATAAGGATGCGGGAGTGGGGCAGCCCCAGGCGCTTGCCGGGGGCGCCGGCCGACAGCAGCACGGCCGCGGCCGAGGCGGCCTGGCCCATGCAGGTGGTGGCCACGTCCGGCTTCACGTACTGCATGGTGTCGTAGATGGCCAGCAGGGCCGTCACCGACCCGCCGGGCGAGTTGATGTAGAGCTGGATGTCCTTGTCCGGGTCCTCGCTCTCCAGGTGCAGGAGCTGGGCCATGACCAGGTTGGCCA carries:
- a CDS encoding ClpX C4-type zinc finger protein, producing MAKFGDGGDLLKCSFCGKSQKQVKKLIAGPGVYICDECIDLCNEIIEEELSETSELKFDELPKPKEIYDFLNDYVIGQEDAKKVLSVAVYNHYKRIQVGASASGEVELQKSNIILL
- the clpP gene encoding ATP-dependent Clp endopeptidase proteolytic subunit ClpP; this encodes MQPPSSYLVPVVVEQTNRGERSFDIYSRLLNERIIFLGTPIDDTVANLVMAQLLHLESEDPDKDIQLYINSPGGSVTALLAIYDTMQYVKPDVATTCMGQAASAAAVLLSAGAPGKRLGLPHSRILIHQPSGGAEGQSVDIEIQAREIIRMRRMLDEILATHTGQDVEKIARDTDRDFIMTASQAKEYGIIDEIIESRQAAEELLAVASSQ